Proteins encoded in a region of the Eretmochelys imbricata isolate rEreImb1 chromosome 10, rEreImb1.hap1, whole genome shotgun sequence genome:
- the LOC144271578 gene encoding noggin-2-like, translating into MKGPQTLLLWAGWLLLQRGSGQPYLRLRPSPSDNLPVKDILEHPDPEYDPKEQDLDERTLRKKLGSSFDPAFMSVAAPAPGNLSSPAPPPRLRGSAPLPGELKKLELGESPSGARMKLGKKARRKFLQWLWAYTHCPVRYTWKDLGVRFWPRFIKEGSCFAEKSCSFPEGMYCKPAKSVPKTFLRWYCQGWSRQKYCTWIPVQYPLISECKCSC; encoded by the coding sequence ATGAAGGGGCCGCAGACTCTCCTGCTCTGGGccggctggctgctgctgcaacGCGGCTCCGGCCAGCCCTACCTCCGCCTCCGGCCCTCCCCGAGCGACAACCTGCCCGTCAAGGACATCCTGGAGCACCCGGACCCCGAGTACGACCCCAAGGAGCAGGACCTGGACGAGCGGACGCTGAGGAAGAAGCTGGGCAGCAGCTTCGACCCCGCCTTCATGTCGGTGGCCGCCCCGGCGCCGGGAAACCTCTCCAGCCCGGCGCCCCCGCCCAGGCTCAGGGGCTCGGCGCCGCTGCCCGGCGAGCTgaagaagctggagctgggcgaGAGCCCCTCGGGGGCCCGCATGAAGCTGGGCAAGAAGGCCAGGAGGAAGTTCCTGCAGTGGCTGTGGGCCTACACCCACTGCCCCGTGCGCTACACCTGgaaggacctgggcgtccgcttCTGGCCGCGCTTCATCAAGGAGGGCAGCTGCTTCGCCGAGAAGTCCTGCTCCTTCCCCGAGGGCATGTACTGCAAGCCGGCCAAGTCGGTGCCCAAGACCTTTCTGCGCTGGTACTGCCAGGGCTGGTCCAGGCAGAAGTACTGCACCTGGATCCCGGTCCAGTACCCGCTGATCTCGGAGTGCAAGTGCTCCTGCTAA